A DNA window from Andrena cerasifolii isolate SP2316 chromosome 16, iyAndCera1_principal, whole genome shotgun sequence contains the following coding sequences:
- the LOC143377449 gene encoding uncharacterized protein LOC143377449 isoform X12: MARRKSLNRRLSRYSRNSTGSAFLDPDTENLGDEQPYWWKNLENNTVMRPSMSSNTPNQTSPILDPNSRIDSGKPQDGWWKVLETTDIADDAKLTMPTTKPDADNNIVTTSESDEEPRIIKRKVTLRSAARKLRSDPFMNIVESEMSDKKSTDESPTNKSGSINKGTTRSRRVNKIPESSSDQSHSTDVILKSKPTLFKRKHKDRQRNVFDDVLKENELLTPKKRKSLILSPHSKTGTLMENKITKSPIVKQGRAGQLALSFENDHDLSRLPNPEAQSTLLESSSSMHGSNKDTNNSEMEARVLKPKSTFLKRLKRGGDKNVFADIFAEEETHNDVEISKGKEKGTDANAEASKNNSVGQEGGSFRGPQSTPSNVVNEIRTGDAKATKGSRSTETITSPAQDPRGSIEPNASAPASIASSDTSDKSQDHNTFLKPRSTFLTKSRKRSGRNIFQEILEEDDNVDALRQSGSDALIDRTKEDLRMKNQATGAPEKRRHEIIDQESNIGSDELHLELAGSSDEDIAWPDGNNAKETSKLCRSTYDSDIEFSELGSELKEKRQRRSALNVSPEIPEISNQRTASLPRIINEASISGGSGTLNVRPRESASDVSVSVTSKHEEGNRTKSPSRNQHERDILEENKGSSHKLYPPLSIDISDDIDQESEVIEGTRRKGTSKLGKPSFRSAIDDSESDDLQSTPSRPSKKLRTSIRQLTVVTPRDSDLEPVLSTPKRQSKSLSKSQKLLSSRVISEDEAEEVQTTSKTPSRSLSKSQKLLSSRVISEAEVEDVQATPKRQSKSLSKSQKWLSSRVVSEDEPGDVQETTKRQTRSLSKSQKLLSSRVISEDEVEEVQATPKRQSKSLSKSQKRLSSRVVSEDEPEDVQETTKRQTRSLSKSQKLLSSRVISEDEVEEVQATLKRQSGGLSKSQKLLSSRVISEDEAEEVQTTPKRQSRSLSKSQKLLSSRVVSEDEPEEVQATSKRQSGGLSKSQKLLSSRVISEDEVEEVQATSKRQSGRLSKSQKLLSSRVISEAEVEDVQATPKRQSRSLSKSQKLLSSRVISEDEPEEVQTTPERQRRSSSRSQKWLSMRVVSESETEDVQETTKRQTRSLSKSQKLLSTRVMSEDEAEEIQRPRKTRESEIVNKAQKRSILNAITESEAEHPKTPERRSKVLSKSRNDTSSAANQIEPCEVDGGAKRQSKSISRVERQLTVSIVNISETKEVESSQQKHSRNFMSREPTVLPTRGDSQLTVPITGESNMHRVQEEEEEEEGGIDAGVESFSATRRSEQRIAFNPNVTKDREDEDLLNVSSKNVKEAKEVSRNDARQNVGENRSVTSGKAKGSVGSTRMSTKRGKDSLRGQRNIEDFLNVRKAVPASQVFDDTQKAEKFKRKLEEIKKRIMDDMTPSGNSNESKLPLQQKKPSNLMKTAKATQKRRPAKPIHKAFLVNGQVYKVPRLPRPQHWVTDRLYKYLWKRLEPKHTLQTRVISEKFVRQLSNVMRFIVKQKSYTSYRAELYALMKEMARLGIIRTRHEFYTFCHEFFPYELRVKVIPMLLPGNKRNIPYDMNKLHEPLLRS, encoded by the exons ATGGCTAGACGCAAAAGTTTAAATAGACGTTTATCGAGATACAGCAGAAACAGTACTGGTTCTGCTTTTCTGGATCCCGATACAGAAAATTTGGGCGATG AACAACCATATTGGTGGAAGAATCTGGAGAACAATACTGTAATGCGACCGTCTATGTCTTCCAATACACCAAATCAAACAAGTCCTATCTTGGATCCTAATTCGCGAATCGATTCAGGCAAGCCACAAGATGGATGGTGGAAAGTATTGGAAACGACAGATATTGCGGATGATGCCAAGCTGACAATGCCTACTACGAAACCAG ATGCCGATAATAATATAGTCACAACGTCGGAGTCCGACGAAGAACCTAGAATTATAAAAAGGAAAGTTACCTTGCGCTCAGCGGCAAGGAAATTACGGAGTGATCCTTTCATGAATATTGTGGAGTCTGAAATGTCAGACAAAAAAAGTACAGACGAAAGTCCTACGAATAAATCTGGGTCCATCAATAAGGGTACTACCAGGTCTAGGCGGGTAAACAAGATTCCAGAAAGTAGTTCAGATCAAAGCCATAGCACGGATGTCATTTTGAAATCAAAGCCTACACTTTTTAAAAGAAAGCACAAGGACCGGCAGCGAAATGTATTTGACGATGTATTAAAAGAAAATGAGCTGCTGACTCCGAAAAAGAGAAAATCCTTAATACTATCGCCGCATAGTAAGACTGGAACGTTGatggaaaataaaataactaaatcCCCAATTGTGAAACAAGGAAGGGCGGGTCAACTTGCATTATCCTTCGAGAATGACCACGATCTTTCGCGTCTTCCCAACCCAGAAGCGCAGAGTACGTTACTTGAAAGTTCTTCGTCTATGCACGGTAGTAACAAGGATACTAATAATAGCGAGATGGAAGCTCGCGTACTGAAACCAAAATCGACATTTCTAAAACGCCTTAAGAGAGGCGGGGATAAAAATGTGTTTGCCGATATATTTGCGGAGGAAGAAACTCATAACGACGTAGAAATAAGTAAGGGGAAAGAGAAGGGTACCGATGCGAATGCTGAAGCTTCGAAAAACAATTCGGTGGGACAGGAGGGTGGTTCGTTTCGAGGCCCGCAATCAACACCAAGTAATGTCGTAAATGAGATTAGGACCGGTGACGCGAAAGCAACAAAGGGGTCAAGATCAACCGAGACTATTACTTCACCGGCGCAGGATCCTAGAGGATCTATTGAACCAAATGCGTCAGCTCCGGCATCTATTGCGTCAAGCGATACCTCCGACAAGAGTCAAGAtcataatacttttttaaaaccGAGATCAACGTTCCTAACGAAATCGCGTAAACGTTCAGGGAGGAATATCTTTCAAGAGATCCTCGAGGAAGATGACAACGTCGATGCGCTTAGGCAATCTGGATCCGACGCTCTTATTGATCGCACGAAAGAAGATCTTAGGATGAAGAATCAAGCTACAGGAGCACCTGAAAAAAGAAGACATGAAATTATTGACCAAGAGAGCAACATTGGTTCGGATGAGTTACATCTAGAACTAGCAGGTTCCTCAGATGAAGATATTGCTTGGCCAGATGGAAATAATGCCAAGGAAACATCGAAATTGTGCAGGAGTACCTATGACAGTGACATAGAATTTTCTGAACTGGGTTCAGAACTGAAGGAAAAGCGACAACGTCGTTCGGCTTTAAACGTTTCCCCAGAGATCCCAGAAATATCGAATCAAAGAACTGCTAGTCTACCACGGATCATTAACGAAGCAAGTATAAGTGGAGGAAGCGGAACGTTGAACGTAAGGCCTCGAGAATCTGCGAGTGACGTCAGTGTGTCTGTTACATCGAAACACGAAGAAGGTAATCGTACTAAATCACCTTCGCGTAACCAACATGAACGCGATATATTAGAGGAGAACAAAGGGTCATCTCATAAGCTGTACCCGCCATTATCTATCGACATATCGGATGATATTGACCAGGAATCTGAAGTTATTGAAGGAACACGAAGGAAAGGTACAAGTAAATTGGGGAAACCATCATTTCGGTCTGCCATAGATGACTCTGAGTCGGACGACCTGCAGAGCACACCGAGCAGGCCCAGTAAGAAGTTAAGAACATCGATAAGACAGTTAACCGTAGTTACTCCCAGAGACTCTGATCTAGAACCGGTTCTTAGCACTCCGAAAAGGCAAAGCAAAAGTTTAAGTAAGTCGCAAAAGTTGTTAAGTTCGCGCGTTATCAGCGAGGATGAAGCGGAAGAGGTTCAAACAACTTCGAAAACGCCAAGTAGAAGTTTAAGTAAGTCGCAAAAGTTGTTAAGCTCGCGCGTTATCAGCGAGGCTGAAGTAGAAGATGTTCAAGCAACTCCGAAAAGGCAAAGCAAAAGTTTAAGTAAGTCGCAGAAATGGTTAAGCTCGCGCGTTGTCAGCGAGGATGAACCGGGAGATGTACAAGAAACAACAAAAAGACAAACTAGAAGTTTAAGTAAGTCGCAGAAGTTGTTAAGCTCGCGCGTTATCAGCGaggatgaagtggaagaggttcAAGCAACTCCGAAAAGGCAAAGCAAAAGTTTAAGTAAGTCGCAGAAACGGTTAAGCTCGCGCGTTGTCAGCGAGGATGAACCGGAAGATGTACAAGAAACAACAAAAAGACAAACTAGAAGTTTAAGTAAGTCGCAGAAGTTGTTAAGCTCGCGCGTTATCAGCGaggatgaagtggaagaggttcAAGCAACATTGAAAAGGCAAAGTGGAGGTTTAAGTAAGTCGCAAAAGTTGTTAAGCTCGCGCGTTATCAGCGAGGATGAAGCGGAAGAGGTTCAAACAACTCCGAAAAGGCAAAGCAGAAGTTTAAGTAAGTCGCAGAAGTTGTTAAGCTCGCGCGTTGTCAGCGAGGATGAACCGGAAGAGGTTCAAGCAACATCGAAAAGGCAAAGCGGAGGTTTAAGTAAGTCGCAAAAGTTGTTAAGCTCGCGCGTTATCAGCGaggatgaagtggaagaggttcAAGCAACATCGAAAAGGCAAAGTGGACGTTTAAGTAAGTCGCAAAAGTTGTTAAGCTCGCGCGTTATCAGCGAGGCTGAAGTAGAAGATGTTCAAGCAACTCCGAAAAGGCAAAGCAGAAGTTTAAGTAAGTCGCAGAAGTTGTTAAGCTCGCGCGTTATAAGCGAGGATGAACCGGAAGAGGTTCAAACAACTCCGGAAAGGCAACGTAGAAGTTCGAGTAGGTCGCAGAAATGGTTAAGCATGCGCGTTGTGAGCGAGTCTGAAACGGAAGATGTACAAGAAACAACAAAAAGACAAACTAGAAGTTTAAGTAAGTCACAGAAATTGTTAAGCACGCGCGTTATGAGCGAGGATGAAGCGGAAGAG ATTCAGCGGCCTCGGAAAACAAGGGAAAGTGAGATTGTTAATAAAGCGCAAAAGCGGTCAATTTTGAATGCTATAACAGAGTCTGAGGCAGAACATCCTAAGACTCCGGAAAGACGGAGCAAAGTTTTAAGTAAGTCACGAAATGATACTTCCTCTGCTGCGAACCAGATAGAACCGTGTGAAGTTGACGGCGGGGCAAAGAGGCAGAGCAAAAGTATCAGTAGGGTGGAAAGACAATTAACTGTGAGCATTGTGAACATATCTGAGACAAAAGAAGTTGAAAGTAGTCAGCAGAAGCACAGTAGGAACTTTATGTCACGAGAACCAACTGTTTTACCTACCCGCGGCGATTCTCAATTGACTGTACCGATCACAGGCGAATCTAATATGCACAGAgttcaagaagaagaagaagaagaagaaggaggtaTAGATGCAGGAGTCGAGAGCTTTAGTGCTACGCGCAGATCAGAGCAGCGTATCGCATTTAATCCAAATGTTACTAAAGACAGAGAAGATGAGGATCTTTTGAACGTAAGTAGCAAGAATGTAAAGGAAGCGAAAGAGGTTTCGCGGAACGACGCGAGGCAAAACGTAGGAGAGAATCGCAGCGTTACGTCGGGTAAAGCTAAAGGTTCAGTGGGATCTACAAGGATGTCTACGAAGCGGGGTAAAGACTCATTGAGGGGTCAAAGGAATATCGAGGACTTTCTGAACGTGCGCAAGGCTGTCCCGGCGTCGCAAGTATTCGACGACACACAGAAAGCGGAGAAATTTAAGAGGAAGCTGGAGGAGATAAAGAAACGGATAATGGATGATATGACGCCCAGCGGGAACAGCAACGAAAGCAAGTTGCCCCTGCAGCAGAAGAAGCCGAGCAACTTAATGAAAACTGCGAAAGCAACGCAGAAGCGACGTCCTGCGAAACCGATTCACAAAGCGTTCTTAGTAAATGGACAGGTGTACAAGGTTCCCCGTCTTCCTCGTCCGCAGCATTGGGTCACGGACCGTCTCTATAAGTATCTGTGGAAGCGGTTGGAACCGAAGCACACACTACAGACCAGAGTGATCTCTGAAAAGTTTGTTCGCCAGTTGTCGAATGTAATGAGATTTATTGTCAAGCAGAAATCTTACACAAGTTACAGGGCCGAGCTGTACGCGCTGATGAAGGAAATGGCGCGGCTAGGTATTATTCGTACAAGACATGAATTTTACACTTTTTGCCATGAATTCTTCCCGTACGAGCTTCGCGTGAAGGTGATACCAATGCTGTTGCCGGGGAATAAGAGAAACATCCCTTATGATATGAATAAGTTACACGAACCCCTTCTTCGCTCGTAA